In the Larus michahellis chromosome 6, bLarMic1.1, whole genome shotgun sequence genome, one interval contains:
- the PLS1 gene encoding plastin-1, which produces MENNITTISREELEELREAFSKIDIDNSGYVSDYELQDLFKEASLPLPGYKVREIVEKIIAVTDSNKDGRINFEEFVSIIQELKSKDVSKSFRKSINKKQGITAIGGTSAISSEGTQHSYSEEEKVAFVNWINKALQDDPDCKHLLPMNPSDASLFKSLADGILLCKMINFSQPDTIDERAINKKKLTPFTISENLNLALNSASAIGCTVVNIGSQDLQEGKPHLVLGLLWQIIKVGLFADIEISRNEALIALLNEGEELDQLMKLSPEELLLRWVNYHLANAGWQKISNFSQDIKDSRAYYHLLNQIAPKGDDPDELPIKIDFSGFHDKNDLRRAEYMLQQADKLGCRQFVTPADVVAGNPKLNLAFVANLFNTYPALNKPDNSSYDLNLLEGESKEERTFRNWMNSLGVSPYVNHLYSDLSDALIIFQLYDMTRVPVDWNHVNKPPYPLLGGNMKKIENCNYAVELGKTKAKFSLVGIAGHDLNEGNPTLTLALVWQLMRRYTLNVLSDLGEGEKVNDEIIIKWVNQTLAKANKKTSITSFKDKSISTSLPVLDLIDAIAPKAVRPEMVKREDLSYQDKLNNAKYAISVARKIGARIYALPDDLVEVKPKMVMTVFACLMGRGLNRIK; this is translated from the exons ATGGAAAACAACATAACTACTATCTCTCGTGAAGAGCTTGAAGAACTAAGAGAAGCATTCAGTAAAATAG atATTGATAACAGCGGGTATGTCAGTGATTATGAGCTTCAAGACCTGTTTAAAGAAGCAAGTCTGCCCTTGCCTGGTTACAAAGTCCGGGAGATTGTAGAAAAAATCATTGCAGTGACAGACAGCAACAAGGACGGGAGAATCAACTTTGAAGAGTTTGTCTCT ATAATTCAGGAATTGAAAAGCAAAGATGTTAGCAAATCTTTCCGAAAATCAATAAACAAAAAGCAAGGTATTACAGCAATTGGAGGAACATCAGCAATATCTAGTGAGGGGACACAGCACTCTTATTCAg aggaagaaaaagttgcTTTTGTTAATTGGATAAATAAAGCTCTACAAGATGACCCAGACTGTAAGCACCTCCTACCTATGAACCCATCAGATGCCAGTCTTTTTAAATCCCTTGCAGATGGCATTCTTCTTTG CAAAATGATCAACTTTTCACAACCGGACACAATTGATGAAAGGGCTATTAATAAGAAGAAACTCACTCCTTTCACTATTTCT GAAAACCTAAACCTGGCTCTGAACTCAGCATCTGCTATTGGCTGTACAGTTGTCAATATTGGATCACAAGACTTGCAAGAAGGAAAACCACACTTGGTATTAGGACTCTTGTGGCAGATCATTAAAGTTGGTCTTTTTGCTGATATTGAGATCTCCAGAAACGAAG CTCTTATCGCCTTGCTAAATGAAGGGGAAGAACTAGATCAGTTAATGAAGCTTTCCCCAGAAGAGCTCTTGCTGCGCTGGGTGAACTACCATCTGGCCAATGCAGGGTGGCAGAAAATCAGTAACTTCAGCCAAGACATTAAG GATTCAAGAGCATACTACCATCTGTTAAATCAGATTGCACCCAAAGGAGATGACCCTGATGAATTGCCTATTAAAATTGACTTTTCAGGATTTCAT gataaAAATGACTTGAGGAGGGCTGAATACATGCTCCAACAGGCAGATAAATTGGGCTGCAGACAGTTTGTAACTCCAGCTGATGTGGTTGCAGGCAACCCTAAACTCAATTTGGCTTTTGTTGCAAATCTCTTTAATACATATCCAGCCCTAAACAAGCCTGACAATTCATCTTACGATCTCAATTTATTAGAAG GAGAAAGTAAGGAAGAAAGAACTTTCAGAAACTGGATGAATTCACTGGGTGTAAGCCCATATGTTAATCACTTATACag TGACCTCTCTGATGCTTTAATAATCTTCCAACTGTATGATATGACTCGTGTGCCAGTTGACTGGAACCATGTCAACAAACCTCCTTATCCATTACTTGGTGGTAATATGAAAAAG attgaGAATTGCAATTATGCAGTAGAACTCGGGAAGACAAAAGCCAAATTCTCACTGGTTGGTATTGCTGGACACGATCTAAATGAGGGTAATCCAACTCTGACTTTGGCTTTGGTATGGCAGCTGATGAGAAG GTACACTTTGAACGTACTATCAGACcttggagagggggaaaaagtaaatGATGAAATTATTATTAAGTGGGTGAATCAGACACTTGCAAAAGCAAATAAGAAAACTTCAATTACAAGTTTCAAG GACAAATCAATTAGCACTAGTTTACCTGTCTTAGATTTAATAGATGCCATTGCACCAAAAGCAGTTCGTCCAGAAATGGTCAAGAGAGAAGATCTTTCTTACCAAGACAAATTGAATAATGCTAA GTATGCCATTTCAGTTGCTCGAAAAATCGGTGCTCGTATATATGCTCTCCCAGATGATCTGGTTGAAGTGAAGCCAAAAATGGTGATGACAGTGTTTGCATGTTTGATGGGAAGAGGactgaacagaataaaataa